TTGATTTTGTCTAACTCTGAAAAACCACAAAACATAAAATAGAGAAACCAGAACATACGAACTTACGAGAGCGAAGAAACATGCCTGAAGAAATCTTTGACGTAGACAAATTCGTAGAAATTGCAGAAAAAGCAGAATACTGCAACATTAAAAGACATGAACGCGAAGTTAAACTCAAACTACGTACCCCAAACAAACTATACACCATAAAAATAAACCCCACAAAAGCAGAAGAAACCATCAAAAAA
This portion of the Candidatus Bathyarchaeum sp. genome encodes:
- a CDS encoding 50S ribosomal protein L38e; its protein translation is MPEEIFDVDKFVEIAEKAEYCNIKRHEREVKLKLRTPNKLYTIKINPTKAEETIKKLSCEIREL